The genomic window AAGCATATGGGACCAGTGAAATATGTGTTAGCTTCAAGAACCAAAAAATCTCCGGCAACTCAAACAAATGCATCACATAAAACAACTTAGAACGAGTTCGGGAAGAAGAATGCGAAACATGGTTTTTGGCCACATGCCCCATTACAATACAGAAACCTCAAGACAAGTAGGACAACAACGAATCTAAAGGATAAATGCCGACACTAAAATGCCACTGTTGGTTGACGCCAAACTCAACATCCCAGCAGTTGAACTACTTCTGGTGCTTGTTCATTTGATATGTCAGCCAAGCCATCCATTCTTCGGTTGTCAGCAGGTTCCTGAACACCCGCCGGGGCACTGAGTTATTGAACAGATCCGTTGCCAAGAAGAACATGTCTGAAGTGGCTGGCACACCATCTTCTCGTAAAAGTTGCATAGCTTCGTCTACCTCCGCCTGTTCACGGGTCCGCTCCCTATCCCTTGATGCGCTCCTTGCAGCAATGGTCTCAGACAACCGGGCAATGTACTTgcaattcttcttcttttctggGCTGTTGACAACATGGTCCCTGGTGTCCCTCTTAGAACCAGAATGGTTGCTGGATGGGCCGCCTAAGTCTAGCCTCCGCGGAACAGCAGAGGGCGTTGAGTCCCGAATGCCACTAGCCGACACAAAGCAGCCGGTGTTCCGGTTGCGGTCCCCGAACAGTGCCTCCAATTGGTCAAGGTACCGCGGTTGCCTACCACGTAGTACTTCAGGTTGACTGCCATCCTGCAAAAAAAAGATGGCATATGTCATACAGTATATCATATCTAATCACAACTTGTAACAAGCTGACATACCGAGTTCATGGGCTGTGGAACTTCTTGAGTTTCCCAGTACTCAGTATCAGCAGCAATGGCGCCTGTATGGGGGTCCCTCCCAAGCCCAGTGGTTGTAAGCCCTTCTTTCCATGTTAGGTAAGCTTTTTTGAGGTAACCTAGCTTGTTGTTGCACTGTTTCTTATCAAAACGGGGGAAGTAAGTGTAAATGTTGCACCAGCCAGCCGTGGCGAGGCCCTGCTGATTGAAGTTACACTTTTCCTTCTCTTGAAGACAAAGGTCCAGCAACAGCTTGGTTTCGTCCTCCGTCCAACTTGCACGCTTCGGAGGCATCTGTTGGAACGTGGAAGGGCTATTGTCGTTTGTGGGTGGGCATAGTAACGGTACCGAAAAAACTAAAGGAAAGAACGAAATAACTCAAACACGAAGCAATGGACAGAATGTGGACTTGCCTTGATTTCTCGCTTCAAGCGCTTGGAACGCAAGTTGTACCGGGAGGATTCCGGCGGGGAGCAGGAAGCTGTTGACGACGGTGCCAGTATATGAACTTGGAAAGTGCACACCTACATGGTGAACATGTTAATCTGTCAGTAAGATCGAAGCTGTATGATGAGGGTCATTGCAAATTTAAAGAATCCACAGGATGTCCATCTTTGTGCAGAAAACGTCACATCATAATTGTAACAACTGTATGATTCATACCATGCATCATGCATCGAGCAGATGCCAGCCATCTACTACTATTCCCGAGTTGCAGAAATAACACAGTCATCACTTTCAAACAGTACCTTCTTGAATGACCAAATGGGGCAAAATAGGAGTATTCAGTTTAAACTGCCGGAGAAACTGAGACTTCGATGAAGATGCAGAAATGTCCACACAGCTGATGTGCAGTTCGAGAGTGGATTCGTAATGTAATAGTTTGGTTTTATTCCTTCCCTATGAGGATAAGGCAATTGATTCGTAATCTGACTCAGGCCTGCTTGACAACCAGAAACCTTTCTGATTCT from Miscanthus floridulus cultivar M001 chromosome 11, ASM1932011v1, whole genome shotgun sequence includes these protein-coding regions:
- the LOC136494481 gene encoding uncharacterized protein isoform X2: MFYVRSFVILTTDARGQTCARARGQGSRGQPARAQHLHLLRPCFAIAIASIRYPSPSSSSASSPCSVRHSEVCTFQVHILAPSSTASCSPPESSRYNLRSKRLKREIKMPPKRASWTEDETKLLLDLCLQEKEKCNFNQQGLATAGWCNIYTYFPRFDKKQCNNKLGYLKKAYLTWKEGLTTTGLGRDPHTGAIAADTEYWETQEVPQPMNSDGSQPEVLRGRQPRYLDQLEALFGDRNRNTGCFVSASGIRDSTPSAVPRRLDLGGPSSNHSGSKRDTRDHVVNSPEKKKNCKYIARLSETIAARSASRDRERTREQAEVDEAMQLLREDGVPATSDMFFLATDLFNNSVPRRVFRNLLTTEEWMAWLTYQMNKHQK